The following are from one region of the Salicibibacter kimchii genome:
- a CDS encoding ABC transporter permease codes for MDAIIETFSTYGWDLLTKTGEHMYISFAAIFLGVLVAVPVGVFLTRIPAAADRLISFVGILQTIPSLAILAFFMPILGVGMTPAIIALFVYSVLPILRNTYTGVKNVDANVLEAAKGMGMNNIETIRKIELPMALPVIMAGVRFATVYLIGWATLAAFIGGGGLGDLIFDGLNLYQPELIVLGTIPATILALLANWGLSLLEKKVTPEPLRETT; via the coding sequence ATGGATGCGATCATTGAAACTTTTTCTACCTATGGGTGGGATTTGCTCACGAAAACAGGCGAGCATATGTACATTTCATTTGCGGCCATTTTCTTAGGTGTCCTCGTAGCTGTGCCCGTCGGGGTTTTTCTTACCCGTATTCCCGCGGCGGCTGACCGGCTAATCTCTTTTGTCGGTATTTTACAAACCATCCCGAGTCTTGCCATTCTTGCTTTTTTCATGCCTATTTTGGGAGTTGGGATGACGCCGGCGATCATTGCCTTATTCGTCTATTCCGTGCTTCCGATTTTGCGAAACACCTATACCGGTGTCAAAAACGTCGATGCAAATGTATTGGAAGCGGCGAAGGGCATGGGCATGAACAATATAGAAACGATTCGCAAAATCGAACTCCCAATGGCGCTGCCCGTTATTATGGCTGGGGTTCGTTTCGCAACCGTTTACTTGATCGGTTGGGCAACGCTGGCTGCTTTTATTGGCGGAGGCGGACTTGGTGATCTTATTTTTGACGGTTTAAACCTGTATCAACCGGAACTCATCGTTCTTGGAACAATACCTGCAACGATTTTAGCCTTGTTAGCCAATTGGGGACTTTCGCTTTTGGAAAAAAAGGTGACACCCGAACCACTGAGAGAAACCACGTGA
- a CDS encoding osmoprotectant ABC transporter substrate-binding protein: MKKRGTAAILAAMLLLSGCALPGLGGPSDSTIRIGTLDTVESEVWGNIIAQMIEHHTDLETELITNLGSSIVQHQAMMNDEVDITSTRYTGTDLAGVLDIEGVTDTDKAMEIVQEEFDKQFNQTWGESYGFENSYTVSLPETFAKEHDIQHVNDLEPFAEEMNFGVDNAWINREGDGYEAFAETHFPFGDVYPMAIGLVYDAAANGDMDAVLGYSSDGRIAAYDLTVLEDEFFPPYDASPVIQNEVIEEHPKLEAILDSLAGTVSTEDMQVMNYQGDVNLVNPSHIAEQFLEEKNYFEQEVNE; encoded by the coding sequence ATGAAAAAAAGAGGAACCGCTGCAATACTGGCGGCCATGCTCCTTCTTTCGGGGTGTGCGCTGCCCGGACTGGGCGGTCCATCCGATAGCACGATTCGAATTGGAACGCTGGACACGGTCGAATCAGAGGTGTGGGGAAATATCATTGCCCAAATGATTGAGCACCATACCGACCTGGAAACAGAGCTGATCACGAACCTCGGGTCTTCCATTGTCCAGCACCAAGCGATGATGAATGATGAAGTTGATATCACATCCACCCGTTATACGGGCACAGATTTGGCCGGCGTTCTTGATATCGAAGGTGTTACGGATACGGACAAAGCTATGGAAATTGTACAAGAAGAATTCGACAAGCAATTTAATCAAACGTGGGGAGAATCTTATGGCTTTGAGAATAGTTATACCGTTTCTTTGCCAGAAACTTTTGCAAAGGAACACGACATTCAACATGTGAATGATCTTGAACCTTTTGCCGAGGAAATGAATTTTGGCGTGGATAATGCTTGGATTAACCGAGAAGGTGATGGGTACGAAGCATTTGCGGAAACCCACTTCCCGTTTGGAGATGTATACCCGATGGCGATTGGCCTTGTGTATGATGCAGCTGCCAATGGCGACATGGACGCTGTCCTGGGTTATTCTTCGGATGGAAGAATTGCAGCCTATGACCTGACCGTACTGGAAGATGAATTTTTTCCGCCATATGATGCGTCCCCGGTGATTCAAAACGAAGTAATTGAGGAACACCCAAAACTCGAAGCCATCCTCGATTCGCTTGCGGGTACGGTTTCGACGGAAGATATGCAAGTCATGAATTATCAGGGGGATGTTAATCTCGTAAATCCATCCCATATCGCGGAACAATTCCTGGAGGAAAAGAACTATTTCGAACAGGAGGTGAATGAGTGA
- a CDS encoding ABC transporter permease, giving the protein MSVWEQLVTYVSQNGFYIVEEFYRHFLMAAYGVLFAAIVAIPLGILIARYGRLSKWVLSFGSIIQTIPALGFMALLMVTLGLGTTTVVTTLFFYSLLPIIQNTYVGMKGVDGTVIEAAHASGMTRFQLLRKVELPLAVSVIMAGIRTALVVGIGIVAIGTFVGAGGLGAIIVRGTNATDGTAIILAGAVPTALMAIIADLLMGKIERNLNPANKASAASK; this is encoded by the coding sequence ATGAGTGTTTGGGAACAGTTGGTAACCTACGTATCTCAAAATGGTTTTTACATTGTGGAAGAATTTTATCGTCATTTTTTAATGGCCGCGTACGGGGTTTTATTCGCTGCCATTGTTGCCATTCCGCTTGGAATTCTGATCGCCCGTTACGGAAGGCTGAGCAAATGGGTGCTATCATTTGGAAGTATTATTCAAACGATTCCCGCCCTCGGTTTTATGGCGCTTCTTATGGTTACTCTTGGATTGGGAACGACGACAGTGGTGACGACACTGTTTTTCTATTCTTTGCTTCCAATCATTCAAAACACGTATGTTGGGATGAAGGGCGTTGACGGAACTGTCATTGAAGCTGCCCATGCTTCCGGCATGACACGCTTTCAGCTGCTGAGAAAAGTCGAACTTCCGCTGGCCGTCAGCGTAATAATGGCTGGAATACGCACCGCGCTCGTTGTAGGGATCGGAATTGTCGCGATCGGCACGTTTGTCGGAGCCGGCGGACTTGGTGCGATTATCGTCCGCGGGACCAATGCTACTGACGGAACGGCAATTATTCTGGCCGGGGCAGTGCCAACAGCATTGATGGCGATTATCGCCGATCTGTTGATGGGGAAGATCGAACGCAATTTAAACCCTGCGAATAAAGCGAGTGCTGCTTCAAAATAA
- a CDS encoding CocE/NonD family hydrolase produces the protein MHVEHDVECQCSDGTVLRADVYLPEGQGLYPVLLLRLPYDKTNPHYYNGYLDVSRMVATGYVVILQDVRGRYASDGSYYPFVDERKDGYEAVEWAATLPYSNGKVGMFGMSYHGYTQLAAAAEAPPSLYAIAPVMAVADGWIDMIRGATMPFDQGSLATWALESILPDQLKRQKHEKELERAYAYIEELPSRLHDQPMSEWTPMKNTSPNSFYFDFVKRQVAEKTIQQVDVREQLKHIHIPALFIGGWFDFLLGQTFGAYQHYGGKRMLWIGPWTHSNLDGWAGDVFFEHATSPLGEDKLIDLTDLHIRWFDHWLKGKPLNIEKPVHLYQMGKRRWESRGSWPPEESGTQCYYLNWNGNLRTLEKKKPETSYTDVTLRNPAAPFPTRGGNILMAGHEAGMVEQSDLHEREDALVFTTRPLEQPLDVIGAIAANVWMSSDSPLLDLFLQVSDVTPDGKVYNVVDTFTRKPGDDCGRPQRVQVELTPTGYRFEKGHAIRLAIAGSNAPRFDVNQNNGTTSRTSTGGRSANDILFYGAKYPSILSIPTK, from the coding sequence ATGCACGTTGAACACGATGTAGAATGCCAGTGTTCGGACGGCACTGTTCTCAGAGCGGACGTTTATCTTCCGGAAGGGCAGGGCCTCTATCCGGTACTTCTCCTTCGCCTTCCTTATGACAAAACAAACCCTCATTATTACAACGGTTATTTAGATGTATCGAGAATGGTGGCGACAGGATACGTTGTGATCCTTCAAGATGTGCGAGGCCGATATGCATCCGACGGTAGTTATTACCCATTTGTGGACGAAAGAAAAGATGGTTATGAAGCGGTGGAATGGGCGGCTACACTTCCTTATTCCAATGGCAAAGTAGGGATGTTCGGCATGTCTTATCACGGATACACACAGCTGGCAGCCGCTGCAGAAGCCCCGCCCTCGCTTTATGCCATTGCTCCGGTTATGGCCGTCGCGGATGGATGGATCGATATGATACGGGGGGCGACCATGCCGTTCGATCAAGGCAGTCTGGCAACGTGGGCGTTGGAATCGATCCTCCCTGATCAATTAAAGCGACAAAAGCATGAGAAAGAACTTGAACGTGCGTATGCCTATATTGAGGAATTGCCTTCTCGTCTTCATGATCAACCGATGAGTGAATGGACCCCTATGAAAAACACGTCACCTAATTCCTTTTACTTCGATTTTGTCAAACGCCAAGTAGCTGAAAAAACAATACAACAAGTGGATGTACGGGAGCAGTTGAAGCATATTCATATTCCCGCCCTTTTTATCGGCGGTTGGTTTGATTTTCTTTTGGGGCAAACATTTGGGGCCTACCAGCACTATGGCGGTAAACGAATGCTTTGGATAGGACCGTGGACGCATTCTAATCTGGACGGTTGGGCAGGTGACGTATTTTTTGAACATGCCACTTCCCCGCTGGGAGAAGATAAACTCATAGACCTCACGGATCTTCATATTAGATGGTTTGATCATTGGCTCAAAGGGAAACCGTTGAATATCGAAAAGCCGGTGCATCTTTATCAAATGGGGAAGCGCCGTTGGGAGTCACGAGGAAGTTGGCCGCCTGAAGAGTCAGGAACGCAATGTTACTACCTGAACTGGAACGGGAACCTTCGAACACTGGAGAAAAAGAAACCGGAAACAAGCTACACGGATGTTACTTTAAGAAATCCAGCAGCTCCATTTCCCACTCGTGGTGGTAACATATTAATGGCAGGGCACGAAGCAGGGATGGTCGAACAAAGTGATCTGCACGAAAGAGAGGATGCCCTTGTATTTACAACCCGACCATTGGAACAACCGCTTGATGTGATAGGCGCCATAGCTGCTAATGTATGGATGTCCAGTGATTCGCCACTTCTGGATTTGTTTTTACAAGTGAGCGATGTTACCCCCGACGGAAAGGTGTACAATGTGGTCGACACGTTTACAAGAAAACCGGGGGACGATTGCGGAAGGCCACAACGCGTGCAGGTGGAGCTTACGCCTACAGGTTATCGCTTTGAAAAAGGGCATGCGATTCGTCTGGCAATTGCAGGCAGCAATGCTCCTCGCTTTGATGTTAACCAAAATAATGGCACAACATCGAGAACCTCGACAGGCGGAAGATCTGCCAACGATATCCTCTTTTATGGAGCGAAGTATCCATCTATCCTTTCGATTCCAACAAAGTAA
- the tlp gene encoding small acid-soluble spore protein Tlp has translation MAKPDDRSDNPERIERNIGHTMQNRNEAEDYLKAHADEMSEEQKQQIEAKNERREESIEAMRDEIKDEVRDQRRE, from the coding sequence TTGGCAAAACCAGATGATCGTTCCGACAACCCGGAAAGAATTGAAAGAAATATCGGCCATACGATGCAAAACAGGAATGAAGCAGAGGATTACCTAAAAGCCCACGCCGATGAAATGAGCGAAGAGCAAAAGCAACAAATTGAAGCCAAGAACGAGCGTCGCGAAGAAAGCATCGAAGCAATGCGCGATGAAATCAAGGATGAGGTTCGCGATCAGCGTCGCGAATAA